The genomic segment TATTCAGCTAAACTTGCTATTAAAAATATAGAACCTGATTATATTGCTGCTGCTTTTGATGTTAGTAGATCTGGATTAAAAAGATTAGAAATTTTTAAAGAATATAAATCAAATAGAACAGGTATGCCAGAAGAATTAGTTCCACAATTAGAAATTATAAGAGATATAATTGATGCTTATGGTATAGAAAAATTTACTTGTGAGGGTTATGAAGCAGATGACGTTATAGCAAGTTTAGCTGAAT from the Oceanivirga salmonicida genome contains:
- a CDS encoding PIN domain-containing protein, producing the protein YSAKLAIKNIEPDYIAAAFDVSRSGLKRLEIFKEYKSNRTGMPEELVPQLEIIRDIIDAYGIEKFTCEGYEADDVIASLAE